A genomic window from Buteo buteo chromosome 13, bButBut1.hap1.1, whole genome shotgun sequence includes:
- the B2M gene encoding beta-2-microglobulin gives MGPVLRLGVLVLMALVGLGRADEAPKVEVYSRRHAKPGEENVLNCFVSGFHPPKIEISLLKNGEPMSNVQYADMSFNDKWYFQRLVYADFTPEKGDVYSCRVAHSALGEPQFFRWDTDF, from the exons ATGGGGCcggtgctgaggctgggggtcctggtgctgATGGCGCTGGTCGGCCTGGGGCGGGCGGATG AGGCGCCGAAGGTGGAGGTGTACTCCCGCAGGCATGCCAAACCTGGAGAAGAAAACGTCCTCAACTGCTTCGTGAGTGGTTTCCACCCTCCGAAGATTGAAATCTCGCTCCTCAAGAACGGGGAGCCCATGAGCAACGTGCAGTACGCAGACATGTCCTTCAACGACAAGTGGTATTTCCAGCGCCTGGTGTACGCCGATTTCACCCCCGAGAAAGGCGACGTCTACTCTTGCAGGGTGGCCCACTCTGCCTTAGGAGAGCCACAGTTTTTCCGTTGGG ATACAGACTTCTAA
- the PATL2 gene encoding protein PAT1 homolog 2 isoform X1, whose translation MAEGGELFILEDYLLLEDVPLLEEMAEEDEEFDLYNEMTFGLDRDSTEEDTAKLLMPLEMNPELAEAVAEETEAGEEPGLRATEQPEELGEPQEEGGMELDVEQVGSELEEEELGTEEQEEDQEPCEEPNDLGDPAVMKAVQTKPTLESQDSAVLDSRIGACWAEFGKEDVLAMDPVVWGSCPSSVPPHHVLEDKAILQVLERPPPSTNMALDFIGSPVQRGYGGSSRLKHPNLRLMSPKSFPQRFLQQQSPLMTRSLCSSRPYMPARRPSPLFTSNQGTRYASPTPFRPMSPNISNSPRPLAMHFGPMSPSLEPALFFSPSASGQLNLSVPSHMTQLHPQHQRILTKRQQQRGQARSISPKKLWSPQVDPYAGLMTSKEKDWVVKVEMIQLQSENMDDDYYYQMYYHRLERKQAEELFRGRNKQEPPKLVTPFIQKVETYDSVVRIAGSLGQVAVSTCYSPRRAIDAVHHALVDEAAGSHRLRALHRIEKLFLQLLEVEDMQRKTSLAPEEQQPCCQEQKSQEVERLYQALKIGACSSAEEAEDEFLQLLCVRKGKKLTARLLPHLTQEQAEKILLTVTHHLPFLMKKDVLDESLPMLYSPLNEVVGGMTFSKLIEVLQEMTRPLPKPPELPLTTALKNQFGISLLYSLLSRGERLLSSDVPLEPHRADFEMWTDTVFLVARELSQVPKALLAEPLFLPSNLLSLFCRYLDKQTIHYLEAKMECSLLPSEAAMPC comes from the exons ATGGCGGAGGGCGGCGAGCTGTTT ATCCTTGAAGACTACCTGCTGCTGGAAGATGTGCCTCTGCTGGAGGAGATGGCCGAGGAGGATGAAGAGTTCGACCTGTACAACGAGATGACTTTTGGGTTAG ACCGAGACTCCACTGAGGAGGACACTGCAAAACTCCTGATGCCTCTGGAGATGAACCCTGAGCTGGCTGAAGCGGTGGCAGAGGAGACCGAGGCTGGGGAGGAACCAGGGCTCAGAGCAACTGAGCAGCCGGAGGAGCTGGGAGAACCCCAGGAGGAAGGTGGGATGGAGCTGGACGTCGAGCAGGTTGGCTCCGagttggaggaggaggagctaGGGACTGAGGAACAGGAGGAAGACCAGGAGCCCTGCGAGGAGCCCAATGACCTGGGGGACCCGGCAGTGATGAAAGCTGTGCAGACCAAACCCACGCTGGAG AGCCAAGACTCGGCGGTGCTGGACAGTAGGATTGGTGCTTGCTGGGCAGAGTTTGGCAAAGAGGACGTG TTGGCAATGGATCCCGTGGTGTGgggctcctgccccagcagcgTCCCACCCCACCATGTTCTGGAG GATAAAGCCATCCTCCAGGTCCTGGAGAGGCCCCCACCCTCCACCAACATGGCCCTTGACTTCATCGGCTCCCCAGTGCAGAGGGGCTATGGAGGCTCTTCCCGGCTCAAGCACCCCAACTTAAGACTGATGTCCCCCAAGTCCTTCCCCCAGCGCTTTCTCCAGCAG cagtcGCCTCTGATGACTCGTTCCCTGTGTTCTTCTCGGCCCTACATGCCAGCTCGCAGACCCTCTCCACTCTTCACTTCTAACCAG ggTACAAGGTATGCGTCTCCAACCCCTTTCCGGCCCATGTCACCCAACATCAGCAACTCTCCACGGCCTCTCGCCATGCACTTCGGTCCTATGTCTCCCTCTTTGGAGCCTGCTCTCTTCTTCAGTCCATCAGCCAGTGGCCAGCTGAACCTCAG TGTGCCCAGCCATATGACCCAGCTTCACCCACAGCACCAGCGGATCCTGACCAAGCGGCAGCAGCAACGTGGGCAGGCACGGAG CATCTCCCCCAAGAAGCTGTGGTCTCCTCAAGTGGACCCTTATGCTGGGCTGATGACCTCCAAGGAGAAGGACTGGGTTGTCAAGGTGGAGATGATCCAGCTGCAGAGTGAGAACATGGATGATGACTACTACTACCAG ATGTACTACCACCGGCTGGAGCGCAAACAGGCAGAGGAGCTGTTCCGCGGGCGCAACAAGCAGGAGCCCCCCAAGCTGGTCACGCCGTTCATCCAGAAAGTGGAGACATATGACTCTG TGGTGCGCATTGCGGGCTCGCTGGGCCAGGTTGCAGTGTCCACCTGCTACAGCCCTCGCCGGGCCATCGATGCTGTGCACCATGCCCTTGTGGATGAG GCTGCAGGGAGCCATCGGCTTCGGGCGCTGCACAGGATCGAAAAG ctcttcctgcagctgctggaagtGGAGGACATGCAGCGGAAGACATCCCTGGccccagaggagcagcagccctgctgtcAGGAGCAGAAGAGCCAAGAAGTGGAGCGTCTCTACCAAGCCTTGAAAATTGGGGCTTGCAGCAGTGCAGA ggaggcagaggatgAATTCCTGCAACTCCTGTGTGTGCGGAAGGGCAAGAAGCTCACGGCCCGGCTGCTGCCCCACCTGACCCAGGAGCAAGCAGAGAAGATCCTGCTGACTGTCACCCACCACCTGCCCTTTCTCATGAAGAAGGACGTCTTGGACGAG tCTCTTCCCATGCTCTACAGCCCGTTGAACGAGGTGGTGGGTGGAATGACCTTCAGCAAACTCATCGAGGTCCTGCAGGAGATGACCAGGCCTCTGCCCAAGCCCCCTGAGCTCCCCCTCACCACGGCCTTGAAGAACCAG TTTGGGATCTCCTTGCTCTACTCCCTGCTGAGCCGTGGCGAGAGGCTGCTGTCCTCCGATGTGCCACTGGAGCCACACAGAGCGGACTTCGAGATGTG GACAGACACGGTGTTCCTGGTCGCCCGGGAGCTGTCGCAGGTGCCCAAGGCTTTACTGGCGGAGCCTCTCTTCTTGCCCAGCAACCTTCTTTCGCTCTTCTGCCGCTACCTGGACAAGCAGACCATCCACTACCTGGAAGCCAAGATGGA GTGCTCACTGCTGCCATCAGAGGCTGCCATGCCCTGCTGA
- the PATL2 gene encoding protein PAT1 homolog 2 isoform X2, translating to MAEGGELFILEDYLLLEDVPLLEEMAEEDEEFDLYNEMTFGLDRDSTEEDTAKLLMPLEMNPELAEAVAEETEAGEEPGLRATEQPEELGEPQEEGGMELDVEQVGSELEEEELGTEEQEEDQEPCEEPNDLGDPAVMKAVQTKPTLESQDSAVLDSRIGACWAEFGKEDVLAMDPVVWGSCPSSVPPHHVLEDKAILQVLERPPPSTNMALDFIGSPVQRGYGGSSRLKHPNLRLMSPKSFPQRFLQQSPLMTRSLCSSRPYMPARRPSPLFTSNQGTRYASPTPFRPMSPNISNSPRPLAMHFGPMSPSLEPALFFSPSASGQLNLSVPSHMTQLHPQHQRILTKRQQQRGQARSISPKKLWSPQVDPYAGLMTSKEKDWVVKVEMIQLQSENMDDDYYYQMYYHRLERKQAEELFRGRNKQEPPKLVTPFIQKVETYDSVVRIAGSLGQVAVSTCYSPRRAIDAVHHALVDEAAGSHRLRALHRIEKLFLQLLEVEDMQRKTSLAPEEQQPCCQEQKSQEVERLYQALKIGACSSAEEAEDEFLQLLCVRKGKKLTARLLPHLTQEQAEKILLTVTHHLPFLMKKDVLDESLPMLYSPLNEVVGGMTFSKLIEVLQEMTRPLPKPPELPLTTALKNQFGISLLYSLLSRGERLLSSDVPLEPHRADFEMWTDTVFLVARELSQVPKALLAEPLFLPSNLLSLFCRYLDKQTIHYLEAKMECSLLPSEAAMPC from the exons ATGGCGGAGGGCGGCGAGCTGTTT ATCCTTGAAGACTACCTGCTGCTGGAAGATGTGCCTCTGCTGGAGGAGATGGCCGAGGAGGATGAAGAGTTCGACCTGTACAACGAGATGACTTTTGGGTTAG ACCGAGACTCCACTGAGGAGGACACTGCAAAACTCCTGATGCCTCTGGAGATGAACCCTGAGCTGGCTGAAGCGGTGGCAGAGGAGACCGAGGCTGGGGAGGAACCAGGGCTCAGAGCAACTGAGCAGCCGGAGGAGCTGGGAGAACCCCAGGAGGAAGGTGGGATGGAGCTGGACGTCGAGCAGGTTGGCTCCGagttggaggaggaggagctaGGGACTGAGGAACAGGAGGAAGACCAGGAGCCCTGCGAGGAGCCCAATGACCTGGGGGACCCGGCAGTGATGAAAGCTGTGCAGACCAAACCCACGCTGGAG AGCCAAGACTCGGCGGTGCTGGACAGTAGGATTGGTGCTTGCTGGGCAGAGTTTGGCAAAGAGGACGTG TTGGCAATGGATCCCGTGGTGTGgggctcctgccccagcagcgTCCCACCCCACCATGTTCTGGAG GATAAAGCCATCCTCCAGGTCCTGGAGAGGCCCCCACCCTCCACCAACATGGCCCTTGACTTCATCGGCTCCCCAGTGCAGAGGGGCTATGGAGGCTCTTCCCGGCTCAAGCACCCCAACTTAAGACTGATGTCCCCCAAGTCCTTCCCCCAGCGCTTTCTCCAGCAG tcGCCTCTGATGACTCGTTCCCTGTGTTCTTCTCGGCCCTACATGCCAGCTCGCAGACCCTCTCCACTCTTCACTTCTAACCAG ggTACAAGGTATGCGTCTCCAACCCCTTTCCGGCCCATGTCACCCAACATCAGCAACTCTCCACGGCCTCTCGCCATGCACTTCGGTCCTATGTCTCCCTCTTTGGAGCCTGCTCTCTTCTTCAGTCCATCAGCCAGTGGCCAGCTGAACCTCAG TGTGCCCAGCCATATGACCCAGCTTCACCCACAGCACCAGCGGATCCTGACCAAGCGGCAGCAGCAACGTGGGCAGGCACGGAG CATCTCCCCCAAGAAGCTGTGGTCTCCTCAAGTGGACCCTTATGCTGGGCTGATGACCTCCAAGGAGAAGGACTGGGTTGTCAAGGTGGAGATGATCCAGCTGCAGAGTGAGAACATGGATGATGACTACTACTACCAG ATGTACTACCACCGGCTGGAGCGCAAACAGGCAGAGGAGCTGTTCCGCGGGCGCAACAAGCAGGAGCCCCCCAAGCTGGTCACGCCGTTCATCCAGAAAGTGGAGACATATGACTCTG TGGTGCGCATTGCGGGCTCGCTGGGCCAGGTTGCAGTGTCCACCTGCTACAGCCCTCGCCGGGCCATCGATGCTGTGCACCATGCCCTTGTGGATGAG GCTGCAGGGAGCCATCGGCTTCGGGCGCTGCACAGGATCGAAAAG ctcttcctgcagctgctggaagtGGAGGACATGCAGCGGAAGACATCCCTGGccccagaggagcagcagccctgctgtcAGGAGCAGAAGAGCCAAGAAGTGGAGCGTCTCTACCAAGCCTTGAAAATTGGGGCTTGCAGCAGTGCAGA ggaggcagaggatgAATTCCTGCAACTCCTGTGTGTGCGGAAGGGCAAGAAGCTCACGGCCCGGCTGCTGCCCCACCTGACCCAGGAGCAAGCAGAGAAGATCCTGCTGACTGTCACCCACCACCTGCCCTTTCTCATGAAGAAGGACGTCTTGGACGAG tCTCTTCCCATGCTCTACAGCCCGTTGAACGAGGTGGTGGGTGGAATGACCTTCAGCAAACTCATCGAGGTCCTGCAGGAGATGACCAGGCCTCTGCCCAAGCCCCCTGAGCTCCCCCTCACCACGGCCTTGAAGAACCAG TTTGGGATCTCCTTGCTCTACTCCCTGCTGAGCCGTGGCGAGAGGCTGCTGTCCTCCGATGTGCCACTGGAGCCACACAGAGCGGACTTCGAGATGTG GACAGACACGGTGTTCCTGGTCGCCCGGGAGCTGTCGCAGGTGCCCAAGGCTTTACTGGCGGAGCCTCTCTTCTTGCCCAGCAACCTTCTTTCGCTCTTCTGCCGCTACCTGGACAAGCAGACCATCCACTACCTGGAAGCCAAGATGGA GTGCTCACTGCTGCCATCAGAGGCTGCCATGCCCTGCTGA
- the PATL2 gene encoding protein PAT1 homolog 2 isoform X3 yields MAEEDEEFDLYNEMTFGLDRDSTEEDTAKLLMPLEMNPELAEAVAEETEAGEEPGLRATEQPEELGEPQEEGGMELDVEQVGSELEEEELGTEEQEEDQEPCEEPNDLGDPAVMKAVQTKPTLESQDSAVLDSRIGACWAEFGKEDVLAMDPVVWGSCPSSVPPHHVLEDKAILQVLERPPPSTNMALDFIGSPVQRGYGGSSRLKHPNLRLMSPKSFPQRFLQQQSPLMTRSLCSSRPYMPARRPSPLFTSNQGTRYASPTPFRPMSPNISNSPRPLAMHFGPMSPSLEPALFFSPSASGQLNLSVPSHMTQLHPQHQRILTKRQQQRGQARSISPKKLWSPQVDPYAGLMTSKEKDWVVKVEMIQLQSENMDDDYYYQMYYHRLERKQAEELFRGRNKQEPPKLVTPFIQKVETYDSVVRIAGSLGQVAVSTCYSPRRAIDAVHHALVDEAAGSHRLRALHRIEKLFLQLLEVEDMQRKTSLAPEEQQPCCQEQKSQEVERLYQALKIGACSSAEEAEDEFLQLLCVRKGKKLTARLLPHLTQEQAEKILLTVTHHLPFLMKKDVLDESLPMLYSPLNEVVGGMTFSKLIEVLQEMTRPLPKPPELPLTTALKNQFGISLLYSLLSRGERLLSSDVPLEPHRADFEMWTDTVFLVARELSQVPKALLAEPLFLPSNLLSLFCRYLDKQTIHYLEAKMECSLLPSEAAMPC; encoded by the exons ATGGCCGAGGAGGATGAAGAGTTCGACCTGTACAACGAGATGACTTTTGGGTTAG ACCGAGACTCCACTGAGGAGGACACTGCAAAACTCCTGATGCCTCTGGAGATGAACCCTGAGCTGGCTGAAGCGGTGGCAGAGGAGACCGAGGCTGGGGAGGAACCAGGGCTCAGAGCAACTGAGCAGCCGGAGGAGCTGGGAGAACCCCAGGAGGAAGGTGGGATGGAGCTGGACGTCGAGCAGGTTGGCTCCGagttggaggaggaggagctaGGGACTGAGGAACAGGAGGAAGACCAGGAGCCCTGCGAGGAGCCCAATGACCTGGGGGACCCGGCAGTGATGAAAGCTGTGCAGACCAAACCCACGCTGGAG AGCCAAGACTCGGCGGTGCTGGACAGTAGGATTGGTGCTTGCTGGGCAGAGTTTGGCAAAGAGGACGTG TTGGCAATGGATCCCGTGGTGTGgggctcctgccccagcagcgTCCCACCCCACCATGTTCTGGAG GATAAAGCCATCCTCCAGGTCCTGGAGAGGCCCCCACCCTCCACCAACATGGCCCTTGACTTCATCGGCTCCCCAGTGCAGAGGGGCTATGGAGGCTCTTCCCGGCTCAAGCACCCCAACTTAAGACTGATGTCCCCCAAGTCCTTCCCCCAGCGCTTTCTCCAGCAG cagtcGCCTCTGATGACTCGTTCCCTGTGTTCTTCTCGGCCCTACATGCCAGCTCGCAGACCCTCTCCACTCTTCACTTCTAACCAG ggTACAAGGTATGCGTCTCCAACCCCTTTCCGGCCCATGTCACCCAACATCAGCAACTCTCCACGGCCTCTCGCCATGCACTTCGGTCCTATGTCTCCCTCTTTGGAGCCTGCTCTCTTCTTCAGTCCATCAGCCAGTGGCCAGCTGAACCTCAG TGTGCCCAGCCATATGACCCAGCTTCACCCACAGCACCAGCGGATCCTGACCAAGCGGCAGCAGCAACGTGGGCAGGCACGGAG CATCTCCCCCAAGAAGCTGTGGTCTCCTCAAGTGGACCCTTATGCTGGGCTGATGACCTCCAAGGAGAAGGACTGGGTTGTCAAGGTGGAGATGATCCAGCTGCAGAGTGAGAACATGGATGATGACTACTACTACCAG ATGTACTACCACCGGCTGGAGCGCAAACAGGCAGAGGAGCTGTTCCGCGGGCGCAACAAGCAGGAGCCCCCCAAGCTGGTCACGCCGTTCATCCAGAAAGTGGAGACATATGACTCTG TGGTGCGCATTGCGGGCTCGCTGGGCCAGGTTGCAGTGTCCACCTGCTACAGCCCTCGCCGGGCCATCGATGCTGTGCACCATGCCCTTGTGGATGAG GCTGCAGGGAGCCATCGGCTTCGGGCGCTGCACAGGATCGAAAAG ctcttcctgcagctgctggaagtGGAGGACATGCAGCGGAAGACATCCCTGGccccagaggagcagcagccctgctgtcAGGAGCAGAAGAGCCAAGAAGTGGAGCGTCTCTACCAAGCCTTGAAAATTGGGGCTTGCAGCAGTGCAGA ggaggcagaggatgAATTCCTGCAACTCCTGTGTGTGCGGAAGGGCAAGAAGCTCACGGCCCGGCTGCTGCCCCACCTGACCCAGGAGCAAGCAGAGAAGATCCTGCTGACTGTCACCCACCACCTGCCCTTTCTCATGAAGAAGGACGTCTTGGACGAG tCTCTTCCCATGCTCTACAGCCCGTTGAACGAGGTGGTGGGTGGAATGACCTTCAGCAAACTCATCGAGGTCCTGCAGGAGATGACCAGGCCTCTGCCCAAGCCCCCTGAGCTCCCCCTCACCACGGCCTTGAAGAACCAG TTTGGGATCTCCTTGCTCTACTCCCTGCTGAGCCGTGGCGAGAGGCTGCTGTCCTCCGATGTGCCACTGGAGCCACACAGAGCGGACTTCGAGATGTG GACAGACACGGTGTTCCTGGTCGCCCGGGAGCTGTCGCAGGTGCCCAAGGCTTTACTGGCGGAGCCTCTCTTCTTGCCCAGCAACCTTCTTTCGCTCTTCTGCCGCTACCTGGACAAGCAGACCATCCACTACCTGGAAGCCAAGATGGA GTGCTCACTGCTGCCATCAGAGGCTGCCATGCCCTGCTGA